The genomic stretch AAGATCCTGTAATATTATTGCAAGAAGTAATACATCTATATTGTTTTCCTCAGATATGTTCGATGATAGTAGCCAAGCATTCTTTGCGTCTTCGTATTTCTTATTGTATTGATAAGCTGAAGCAATAACATTAGGCTCTGTTTTGACTTGATACTTTTCTAAATAAGAATTTAATAGAGGGCTCCTAATACTATAGAGAACTTCTAATGCTACCTTCAAATCATCAATAGACTCTATTTTAAAAATATATTCCAAATTTTTCACAACATTCGGTTGGTTAGCTTTAGTTATTAAAGTCAGAAATTTCTGCAATCCTCCAGCAAATGATTTATTTATCCGTAACGCTTTTATAATTACATCATACGCCTTATCAAGATCATACTCATGTTCATATATTTCAGCTAATCTGAAATATGACAAATAACTTCCATTCCCTTGGGTTACAGTATAGCCCACATCTCCTAACTCAATACATTTTGTAAATGATCTAATCGCATCTAGATAGAATCCAGCATCCATATATAATCTACCCTGCATATGAAGCATATCAACTTCCTCAGAGAATATCTCAAGGGCATTATTTATTACCTGTAAACCCTCATCATATCTTTTCTTTACATACAGACAATAACTTAATGAAGTTATGAGCTCAGGTAAGAAGATTAATCCCTTACTCAAAGGATATGCTTTCTTAAAAAATAAGAGTGCCTTGTCATACTCACCTAACCACATATATGTTTTTCCCATATTAAACAAGTTATAAGCAGTTGGATGTTCTTCAACTTCTTTAATCATAAGAGGTAAGTTCCTCTTATTTTTTTCTTTGGACTTCATTACCTCGTCTGTGTATCCACTATGGTAAATGGTAAGCTCACTTCTTTTTCCAGTATAGTTTTTCCTTGGATCCATCGTATTAAGATGTTCATGGAGTTTGTTTTCATAGAACATCCCTTTGTTATTTGCAAATATCCGAATTGCTACATGCTTCATTACCTGTCCATAAGAAAGAAGATTAAACATGTCTACAAAGTAATAATCAGCACTCATAGAAATCATTTCATATAAATTAGTGTCTTCCAGCAAATATTCATCTGCATCAAGAACAAGAATATAATCAGAAGTTGCATAACGGATTGAAGCGTTTCTAGCTGCTGCAAAATCATCAATCCACTTAAAATAGTAAACCTCGTTTGTGTACATTTTGGCAATTTCAACAGTTCGATCTTTAGATCCTGTGTCAACAATAACTATTTGATCCACCTTATTCTTAACACTATTTAAACACCTTTCTAGACTTTCCTCTTCGTCCTTAACAATCATACATAATGATATCGACTTTCTTTTCATTAGTTCCCCCACTCTCAAAACTTAATTAAGCTATTATATGTATCGGCATATATGCCTACGGAATAGAGGATAAGTTAACTGTAGTAATAAAAAATAGACCACCGATTAATACCGGTAGTCTTCTTAGTTTAAGTTTTGAATTAACGAAGCAATTGCAATACAGCTTGCGGCTGTTGATTTGCTTGTGCCAACATTGCTTGAGATGCTTGAGCTAGAATATTATTTTTCGTTTGATTCATCATTTCTTTTGCCATATCCACGTCACGAATACGGGATTCAGCAGCAGACAAGTTTTCAGAAGTAGTTCCTAAGTTGTTGATTGTATGTTCCAGACGGTTTTGGTTTGCACCCAGTTTTGCACGTTCTGCGGATACTAATTTAATAGCGTCATCCAAAGCGGTAAGAGCTGCATTTGCACCAGTCTGTGTACCGATAGCTACAGAAGTAATCCCCAGGGAAGCAGCGCCCATGTTTCCTATTGACAAGGTAATACTTTGACCATTATTTGCACCAATTTGGAATACAGCACTGCTCACGCCAGTACCATTCAAGAGTTTCTTAGTATTAAACTCAGTATCTGTAGAGATACGTGTGATTTCATTAGTCAGTTCAGCAACCTCTTTCTGAAGTTCTTCACGATCAACATTAGTATTCGTGTCATTCGCAGATTGAACCGCCAGCTCTCGAACACGTTGCAAGATACTGTGAGTTTCGTTCAGTGCACCTTCAGCTGTTTGAATCAAGGAAATTCCATCTTGAGCATTTTTTGTAGCCATGTCAAGACCACGTATTTGTCCACGCATTTTTTCAGAGATCGCAAGACCAGCAGCATCGTCCCCTGCACGGTTAATACGAAGACCGGAAGACAATTTTTCAATTGCTTTGTTTGTGTTTTGAGTATTTGTACCCATTTGGCGATGTGTGTTCATAGCCGCAATATTGTGATTGATAATCATGTTAACATTTCCTCCCTGAAATAAGTTGATATCCACGTCCTTGTGGAACGCCTAAGGCGAAAGGTCGGCCGCCCTTGCCCTCAGCGCCTACAACATATATCGACTACAATCACTTCATTATTTATAGCAAAACCAAAAACTTTTTCTATTATTTTTCATTTTTTACTGACTGCTGAAATTGCGCGATTAAAGCCTCAATATGATCCTTCGTTGAAGCGGCGGATTGCTTGTTCGCTTCCTGTATTGCGAGATGAACCTCTTTACGGAAAATATCAACTTCCGCAGGTGCGGAAATGCCAATTCGGACCGTCTCTCCTTCAACACCGAGCACGGTAATCTCAATATGATCATCGATCACGATGGACTCTCCCTTTTTCCTGGATAGTACTAGCATCTTTATTCACCATCCTTTGCAAAAAGGGTTCTGGCTGCAGATAGTTCCTTGATGGCATGCCGTGTCTGGTAACCGGATTGTTGCAGCACGATCTGTTTGGCCTCAACATTCTCTGGATTCATGACAATGGGAGCTAACAAATTGATACTTGATTCCTCAATCGATGCTTGAAGGGTTACTATACAGCGTACGAGTACCTTCTCTTTAATTCCTAGTTCCATGGTATCGTGATCTGGTAATTCAAATTCATAACCCGGCTCAAATAGAAATGGGTCCGCTAATAAAAAGGATAGACTTGGCTCACTTAGTGATTGCATCATACTAAATGGACTATCCTCATAAGGTAGAATGGCAAACTCTTTCTCTTCTTCAAATCCCGGAATTCCTCTATTAAAATGAAATATTTGATCGTCTTCTACTTCGATACTGCCCCAAGAGGCGGATTCAATGATCAATGTAATCTCTCCTTTATACTTGTGAGTCTACTATTCTATATAAAAAAAGCTACAGATTTGGCGATCGCCTCTCTATAGCTTCTATGTTACACCGTCTGATCTACTTCAGAGGGAATAAATTGGATGGACGGATACTGCATCATATAGATCTGCAGCTTGCCCCGCTGATAGTCTATGTCCGGCTTGTTTACTTTTACATCGATATCTACGGAACCTCTTTCAATCTCGATGTCCGTCTTTCGAACATTAAAGTGTATATCTACATTATCTATGGAGGCTTCGCCTCGGAATTCCCCTAGAACCGGTAGAGCTTCATGTTTCCCATATACCTCAGCAATCGTATTACCCGGCTTATAAAAATCAGTCATCCGGTTACCCTGCTCAACTCGTTTGGCAATTCCCTCAAGGAAAATTTGCTTAACGTTTGAATACAAGCGCTGTGTCATCTCTATCTGCGTTCCCCCGGTAAAAGCAGCTTTCGCACGCGACGAATCGACAACAAGCTCAGGCTGATGCTGATCGATTTGAAGGGTTGCTGGGTTACTTTTGATCTGAAGATCTGCTTTCGGTTGTCTTATGGAATACTGTCCTAAATCTGCATCAATGCCAATACGTCCGTTCTGCTGCCTGATCTGAAGCATAGGGATTGTGCTCATGATAATAGAAGCCCCCTCTCGTCTTACTTATCTAAGAAAGTCAACTAAGGAAGAGGAGATGATTTTCGCACCAACGGATAACGTTGCGTTATAGATATTTTCTTGAATCTGCGAACGAACAGCTAACTCTGCGTAATCCGCATCTTCTGTTTTCGCTTGCAGACTCGTTAAATTATATTCCATATCACCAAGTCTATTTTGCATTAGTTCAATCCTATTCATTTTCGCGCCAATACCCGCCTGTGCAGCCGTTAGTTTTTCTACACGAGTATCCATGTGAGCTAGTTCAGCAGAGATCGCATCGAAGTCTCCCACTTCCAGCGCTTTACTTAAACGATCCGCTATTGCAAATACATTGTCCGTCTCATCTGCAGATCCCATTACATCATTACCGCTCACATTAATAGCGAGTTGTATCCCGCTGCCGACAGCATAATTTACATTTCCGGTATCAATCATATCTCTTGTGAATCCAGAAGTATCGGATACATTCTCAGCGTTTTTCGCAAAATCATATGGTTTCTGATTATAACCCTCACCATTAAAAATATATTTCCCGTTAAGCTGGCTATTACCGATATCGACAAACTGCTCTTTCAGCTGATTCACTTCAAGACGAATACTCTCCAGGGCACTTTGTGGATTGGTTCCACTTGATGCCGTAACTGTTAGTTCTCGCATTCTCTGCAAAACTTCGTTGGTCTGAGATACGACGGTATCTGAGTAATCCAGCCAGGAAATGGCCGAATCCACATTGCTCTGATATTCCGCATTGGAATTCAGTTCTGTACGGTATCGTAATGCATATGTAATACCTACTGGGTCATCTGAAGGCTTGTTAATCTTCATTCCCGTGGACATTTGAAGCTGCGTATCATTAAGCTGCTTCGCGTTACGGTTAATGTTCATCATGAGCTGGTTGCTCATCATATTTGAGGTTACTCGGATCATCGTATTACCCTCCTGCCTGCCTTATCTTCCTACAGTCTTCCTACTATCTTCCTACAGTCCCGGTTCCATTAATTAATTTCTCTAACAGCTCATCAAACGTCGTCATAAATCTAGCAGCTGCGCTATAGGCATGCTGGAACTTAATCATGTTGCTCATCTCTTCATCCAGCGATACTCCGCTGACTGATTGCCGAGAGTTCTCCACCTGAGTCACCAAAGAAGCAGAGTTCGTCATTTTACGATAAGCTTCCTGTGTCTGAACCCCAAGTTCTCCAACCATGGATTTATATAAATCATTAAGTGTCGTCTTATCTGTTCCACCTGGTGTCGTAAAAGAAGTGCCTTTCAGACTGCCCATGAGTGAGGCTAGGGTATTATTCCCTTTCACCGCATTACCTGAAGCATCAAGACGTAAGGAGGAAGCAATCTTATTTGGGTTGAGCTGAATTTCTTTATTAAGGGTAATGTTGCCTGCCGTAATCGGTCCGCCATCTGCCCCTGTGAAAAAAGGAATGCCGGCACTTGCAGAGCCATCTAATGAAAAACCAAGCTCATGCAGTCCGTTGAGGCCCTTCACCGTTAAAGGAGTCTCATTCTTGAGAACCGCTCCCGCGGGAAATGCTTGTCCTGCCAAAACGGTAGACTCGGCACCATTTACTGTAATCACGGTATCTTGATCTGCCACCGTACCTTCACGAACAGAGGAACCGGCAGGTAAAGTAATCGTAATATCGCCATTCGCGATGGTATTTGCCAGTTGATTCAGATCATTCTGAAAGCTCGTTACAAAGCTGTCTCTCGAAACGACCATTCCATACACTTCGCCGCCTTTAAGATCCCCAGATGCATAAGCGTCCGTAAGAAGAGCGCTCGTCACTTCTGTAACTGCCGTACCATTCACGAGATTCGTTCCACCAATGGAGATGTTGTACCCTTGTTCATTTTCCGTTACGGTTATGTTCGCAATTTTGGATAACTTATCAGTGAGGAGATCACGCTGATCGCGAAGATCATTTGCGTTATCGCCCAAAGCTTCAATTCTTGAAATCGTATTATTCAAATCGGCAATAGACGTAAGATACGTTTGCATCTCTTGCGCCTTAACACCGATATTTGCGGTAAGGTCCTGACTTAATCCATCTAGCTGCTTGCTCATAAGGTTCATCGCATCCGTCAGAGCAAGTGCAGATTCTTTTACAATATTACGAGCTGTGAGGTTCTCTGGATCTTTACTTAGATCAGACCAGGAGGACCAGAACTTATCTAATACGGTCTGTAGACCCGTATCGGAAGGTTCCGTCATGATTCCCTGGATCTTATCCAGTGCATCATATTGAATCTCCCAATTCCCGAGGCTCGAATTCTCGCTGCGGAACTGGCTGTCGAGGAACCCCTGGCGAATTCGTTCAATAGCTGAGAACTCCACCCCCGAACCGAGTTGGCCCGGGTTTGTAGATCTTAAATAAGCAAGCGGATCCATAGGAGAAGAAGCGGTCATTTTTACCGTTTGTCTCGTGTAACCCTCTGTATTGGCATTGGATATGTTGTGACCTGTTGTATTCAGTGCGGCCGTTTGTGTAAACAAACTGCGTTTTGCAGTCTCTATCGAATGAAAAGTGGAAACCATCGTGTTACTCCTCCTAACTTAAGCTCGTGAGTCGAAATATCCGAATTGACCTACCGCTCCATGGCGTTGATCTGGATGTTTATACACCGGCTCCTGTGTGGGCTTATCGATCAGCACGTCCAATGAATAATCAATAAATGCGAGTGACTGTTCCAGCAATTTTTGATTAATTTCATTCACTTCTTTGAGCTGTAATAAGGTTGTGCTTAGCGCCATTTGAGCTTGTTGCAATCTTTCCTTATCCTCTACATCAAATACGAGACGAGAGATTTCCGTAATGGTCAGATTTAATTTGGACTTAATTCCACGCTCGAGTAAGAAGGAGACAATTGCTTCATTTTTCATAACTTCCTGACTTTGAATGCGCTTCAATAGGACTGACTCTTGGTTTAACAAACGGATTAATGTATCTGTATCGTTCTTAATAATGGATTCTTTTTTCACTTCTGCTGTACGAAGCATCTCACGATGCGTTGTCTCAAGTTCATACATGGCATCAATTAATTGATTTAGGGACATAACTCTCTCCTACTTCTCGGAACTTGATTTAAAATACGGCATCATCTTCTCGGCAAGCTTATCTGTATCGACTCTATAGGTGCCTGAAGCAACTTGTTGTTTCAGTTCCTGAATACGCTGTGTGCGTTCACTGTTTTGGACTTGTTCTTGTTTTTGAAGCATTTCCATCGCCTCTGGAGAGATCGTAATCTCATCCTTGCGGTTTGTTTTCTTTCCTTCGGTCTGCTGAGCAGACTCTATGTTTTTGGAATAAGAATGAATTGCTCCAATGCGACCGGATTCATTAATTTTCATATACGAAGCACCTGCCCTTTCCCTTATATCGGAATGATCTATTGTATCATCAAGTCATCTAAAATAAAAAAACCGATAATCTTTACTAAAGTTATCGGTAGAGGTTGAAACATTGTTTATAGTGTTACAGCGAATTAAGCCCTGTCTCCTAGGAACGTCCTGATTTGTCGATTGCACGATAGGCACCTGCTCCTAGAGAGCGTCCTTCCCCCTGACTAACCTCCCGGGCTGCACTGCTCAAATCCTTGGACAAACGCGAACGACAGCTTTCGCACATATGTCCTTCACGAATGGAAGTACCGCAAACTTCACAAGGCAACATAAGATTCGGCGCATCCACTACAGAGATCCGGCCTTCCTTAATAAAACGTGTAATCTGCTTAATGGATACACCTGTCTCATCGGACAGTTCTTGGACGTTCGCGCCCCTGTGTTTACGTAAATATTCGGCACAGTCAACATACTGCTGTTCGATTTCTCTGAGACAAGTTGGACAACAGCCCATTACGTTAAGCGCGTAAAGCTTGCCGCAGTGAGGACAGTTACCTACATTCATCCTCTTCAGCCTCCTTCTGGGATCATTTCCGAATGCTTTTCCTCATTATACCTACGATATTTAGCCTTGTCATCTTTGGTAGTTATGAGAAACAGTGGAAAGCCAGTGCTTGCATAACTGTAAAAATAGAGCACGAATCCGCTTACTTTCACACGATGATTTGACTAGTTTATTTCTATATCGGAGAAACGCCTCCGAAATCTTACTAGGATCTGGCCCAAGTGAGCGTATAAATTTTAAAATAGATACCGCGCTCTTCTCCCCATCGCTTAATTGCCTGGCTGCAAGCTTCGAGTGTACTGCCCGTTGTATAAACATCATCTACCAGAATGAGGTGAATCAGTTGATGATTTTCGTTTTGTGGCAGATTCATTAGTATCTTCTTCATATAAAATGAAGCATCCTCGTGAACAGCAAAGATGTTTCGCATCGATTCTACCCGCTCTTTACGAGACTTATAACTTTGTTTCTCCGTGTGCTGTGTACGCATCAGCATGGGAATGACCGGAAGACGCACCTCATGACTAAGTACTTCAGCGAGCCTTTCGGCTTGATTAAACCCCCGCTCTATATGTCGCTCTCTGCTCACCGGAACAAACGTAACCGCCTGTGCCTGCCAGATCATATGAGGAGAAAGCGTCATTTCACGCTGTAAAGCACGGTAAGCTGTACCCAGCATGGTCCCGAGAAGTGGAGCCATCCGTTCTTTGCCCCGATATTTATATACCGCCAGCCACTCTCGCATGAGAGGATCATATCTTACCGCACTTCGGTTCATCTCAAAAGAACGGCGGAGGTTCTCAGCTCTTGCACAGTCTGGGCAGCCGATCGCTCTACCGCAACGATGGCAGCGTATGCTTCGAATCCAAGGAATACTAGAAACACAGCGCGGGCATAACCCTGGGAGCGTGGTAGATAGAGCGCCTCGGTTACCACATGCAACGCAGATCTGTCCCGGCGGCGCAGCCAGCCCATGCAAAAAGGATCGTACCCACTCAAAACTAATCACCTGCAGACTCCTTTCCCAATAAATACCCTTGGCGTCTTGCGATCGTATTCATTCGTTTGATTTGCTTAACGGCTTCTTTCTGACCGAGACTGCGCTCGGGTGCGGCAAAAACGACGTTTCCGGCAGGATCATCTTTCGACCTTCCTGCTCGTCCTGCCATCTGCACAAGAGAAGCTGCATCAAACAGCCGATTGTTGGCATCGAGGATATACACATCACTTTTGGGTACGGTGACCCCGCGCTCGAGAATCGTGGTTGTGACGAGCAGACGAATGGACCGATCCCGAAAAGCCATGACCTTCTCTGCACGCAGCGGATCTTCAGACGAGGTTCCTTCGATTCTTAGATCAGGCAATGTAAGCCTGAGCAAATGTAATAAAGCATCAATCTGAGCAATCCGAGTGACAAACATAAAAATTTGCGCACCTCGCTCTATGGAAAACGTGAGTCTTCTGAGTAATTCCGCAGGCAGCTTATGTTGCTTCAATAACTGCTGGACAGAAGGGACTTTCAGCAGCAGCGGTACGGGCAGAGGATGCCGATGAAAACGAACCGGCACTCTCGCATGGGCAAGCTTGCCGCTGGCTGCTTGCTTCTGCAGTTCCCTAGGCGGGGTGGCAGATAAATAGATAAAGCTGCCGCCCTGTTTGCAGCATGCTTCCGCTGCATAAGCGAGCATGGGATCGTTGTGGTATGGGAAAGCATCGAGCTCATCGATGATGACCAGGTCAAAAGCGTGGCGGAAGCGAAGCAGCTGGTGCGTTGTGGCGAGGGTAAGTTCCCCTCGCCGCCAGCGGTCGCTGCTTCCGCCATAGAGGGTGGCGCGCGTCACCTCAGGGAACGCGCGGGCCACCCGGGGAGCGAGCTCCAATACTACATCGCGCCGCGGTGTGGCTACGAGCACGCTCCCCCCGCTGCTGAGAATGGCATCCAGCAGCGGGAAGGTCATCTCGGTCTTGCCGGCGCCGGTTACGGCCCATAGCAAGAACCGGCCTTTGGCCGCAGCGGAGCTGGCAAGGCGCCGCTCCGCCAAGTACGCAAGCGCCGCGCCTGTGGCTGCGCTTTGCGCTGGGCTAAGCCCCCACCGGCTGTCCGCCGCGGTGGGGAATCCCCCGGCCGCTCCCTTAACGGCCGGGGGCGCTGCACCTTGCAGCAGCAGCGCACAAGCCCGGCTGCGCCCGAGCGCGAGGCAGGCCTCGCAGTAAGCGCATGCCGAACTGCCGCATGCCGCGCATGGGCTTTGCTCGGCTGCGACACTACCACAGCGCCGGCAGTACAGCGGTACCCGCTGGCCCTGAACCAGCCACTGCCCCAAACGATGCCGTTGCTTATGAGGCGGCTGTTCAGCTACGGCTGCTTCATAAGTGATCCGTCCCGCCAAATATCCAAGCTGAATAGCTGCTTTAGTTTCGGTTTGCATACTCGGAACGTTCTCCGCTAGCAGTGCTTCCGCTTCGGGAAGCAACAGCTGTCTGCCTGTCAGCTGCTCCGCGGCCTCTACTGCATCATCATAAAGGGAATGAATCACTCCCTCTGCATGACTCGTTCCCCTGAGCGGCACGATTTTAATATCTAGGCAATCACGAAGTA from Paenibacillus polygoni encodes the following:
- a CDS encoding TPR domain-containing glycosyltransferase; protein product: MKRKSISLCMIVKDEEESLERCLNSVKNKVDQIVIVDTGSKDRTVEIAKMYTNEVYYFKWIDDFAAARNASIRYATSDYILVLDADEYLLEDTNLYEMISMSADYYFVDMFNLLSYGQVMKHVAIRIFANNKGMFYENKLHEHLNTMDPRKNYTGKRSELTIYHSGYTDEVMKSKEKNKRNLPLMIKEVEEHPTAYNLFNMGKTYMWLGEYDKALLFFKKAYPLSKGLIFLPELITSLSYCLYVKKRYDEGLQVINNALEIFSEEVDMLHMQGRLYMDAGFYLDAIRSFTKCIELGDVGYTVTQGNGSYLSYFRLAEIYEHEYDLDKAYDVIIKALRINKSFAGGLQKFLTLITKANQPNVVKNLEYIFKIESIDDLKVALEVLYSIRSPLLNSYLEKYQVKTEPNVIASAYQYNKKYEDAKNAWLLSSNISEENNIDVLLLAIILQDLEMYELVKNKFNFTHSDRKLLADLLQRNSIKSSKLSPCIEQILEICIERLLVLQEYDIIQTVVEVIWRGSLESKLNVCSKFIEFGFYELAIDLLSELYKEHSNNVHTIELLGDVCFISGYKEDAEILYNRLVKLRPNYRSYERIYKFYVSLEDQHKMSDIIKKIKLKFPQVSWVKAN
- a CDS encoding flagellin N-terminal helical domain-containing protein, giving the protein MIINHNIAAMNTHRQMGTNTQNTNKAIEKLSSGLRINRAGDDAAGLAISEKMRGQIRGLDMATKNAQDGISLIQTAEGALNETHSILQRVRELAVQSANDTNTNVDREELQKEVAELTNEITRISTDTEFNTKKLLNGTGVSSAVFQIGANNGQSITLSIGNMGAASLGITSVAIGTQTGANAALTALDDAIKLVSAERAKLGANQNRLEHTINNLGTTSENLSAAESRIRDVDMAKEMMNQTKNNILAQASQAMLAQANQQPQAVLQLLR
- the csrA gene encoding carbon storage regulator CsrA translates to MLVLSRKKGESIVIDDHIEITVLGVEGETVRIGISAPAEVDIFRKEVHLAIQEANKQSAASTKDHIEALIAQFQQSVKNEK
- the fliW gene encoding flagellar assembly protein FliW, encoding MIIESASWGSIEVEDDQIFHFNRGIPGFEEEKEFAILPYEDSPFSMMQSLSEPSLSFLLADPFLFEPGYEFELPDHDTMELGIKEKVLVRCIVTLQASIEESSINLLAPIVMNPENVEAKQIVLQQSGYQTRHAIKELSAARTLFAKDGE
- a CDS encoding DUF6470 family protein, with amino-acid sequence MSTIPMLQIRQQNGRIGIDADLGQYSIRQPKADLQIKSNPATLQIDQHQPELVVDSSRAKAAFTGGTQIEMTQRLYSNVKQIFLEGIAKRVEQGNRMTDFYKPGNTIAEVYGKHEALPVLGEFRGEASIDNVDIHFNVRKTDIEIERGSVDIDVKVNKPDIDYQRGKLQIYMMQYPSIQFIPSEVDQTV
- the flgL gene encoding flagellar hook-associated protein FlgL encodes the protein MIRVTSNMMSNQLMMNINRNAKQLNDTQLQMSTGMKINKPSDDPVGITYALRYRTELNSNAEYQSNVDSAISWLDYSDTVVSQTNEVLQRMRELTVTASSGTNPQSALESIRLEVNQLKEQFVDIGNSQLNGKYIFNGEGYNQKPYDFAKNAENVSDTSGFTRDMIDTGNVNYAVGSGIQLAINVSGNDVMGSADETDNVFAIADRLSKALEVGDFDAISAELAHMDTRVEKLTAAQAGIGAKMNRIELMQNRLGDMEYNLTSLQAKTEDADYAELAVRSQIQENIYNATLSVGAKIISSSLVDFLR
- the flgK gene encoding flagellar hook-associated protein FlgK, with amino-acid sequence MVSTFHSIETAKRSLFTQTAALNTTGHNISNANTEGYTRQTVKMTASSPMDPLAYLRSTNPGQLGSGVEFSAIERIRQGFLDSQFRSENSSLGNWEIQYDALDKIQGIMTEPSDTGLQTVLDKFWSSWSDLSKDPENLTARNIVKESALALTDAMNLMSKQLDGLSQDLTANIGVKAQEMQTYLTSIADLNNTISRIEALGDNANDLRDQRDLLTDKLSKIANITVTENEQGYNISIGGTNLVNGTAVTEVTSALLTDAYASGDLKGGEVYGMVVSRDSFVTSFQNDLNQLANTIANGDITITLPAGSSVREGTVADQDTVITVNGAESTVLAGQAFPAGAVLKNETPLTVKGLNGLHELGFSLDGSASAGIPFFTGADGGPITAGNITLNKEIQLNPNKIASSLRLDASGNAVKGNNTLASLMGSLKGTSFTTPGGTDKTTLNDLYKSMVGELGVQTQEAYRKMTNSASLVTQVENSRQSVSGVSLDEEMSNMIKFQHAYSAAARFMTTFDELLEKLINGTGTVGR
- a CDS encoding flagellar protein FlgN, giving the protein MSLNQLIDAMYELETTHREMLRTAEVKKESIIKNDTDTLIRLLNQESVLLKRIQSQEVMKNEAIVSFLLERGIKSKLNLTITEISRLVFDVEDKERLQQAQMALSTTLLQLKEVNEINQKLLEQSLAFIDYSLDVLIDKPTQEPVYKHPDQRHGAVGQFGYFDSRA
- the flgM gene encoding flagellar biosynthesis anti-sigma factor FlgM, with the protein product MKINESGRIGAIHSYSKNIESAQQTEGKKTNRKDEITISPEAMEMLQKQEQVQNSERTQRIQELKQQVASGTYRVDTDKLAEKMMPYFKSSSEK
- a CDS encoding flagellar protein codes for the protein MNVGNCPHCGKLYALNVMGCCPTCLREIEQQYVDCAEYLRKHRGANVQELSDETGVSIKQITRFIKEGRISVVDAPNLMLPCEVCGTSIREGHMCESCRSRLSKDLSSAAREVSQGEGRSLGAGAYRAIDKSGRS
- a CDS encoding ComF family protein yields the protein MISFEWVRSFLHGLAAPPGQICVACGNRGALSTTLPGLCPRCVSSIPWIRSIRCHRCGRAIGCPDCARAENLRRSFEMNRSAVRYDPLMREWLAVYKYRGKERMAPLLGTMLGTAYRALQREMTLSPHMIWQAQAVTFVPVSRERHIERGFNQAERLAEVLSHEVRLPVIPMLMRTQHTEKQSYKSRKERVESMRNIFAVHEDASFYMKKILMNLPQNENHQLIHLILVDDVYTTGSTLEACSQAIKRWGEERGIYFKIYTLTWARS
- a CDS encoding DEAD/DEAH box helicase; this encodes MKVAVYLAREEEGDPAKLDELNLYISICPEADQLWWEARRKKTKEPATVIWISSQMPFSWACHLRENFHKQNVMIREKTSVQTWQRWTESILQEKASQEPGKEGMKLLRDCLDIKIVPLRGTSHAEGVIHSLYDDAVEAAEQLTGRQLLLPEAEALLAENVPSMQTETKAAIQLGYLAGRITYEAAVAEQPPHKQRHRLGQWLVQGQRVPLYCRRCGSVAAEQSPCAACGSSACAYCEACLALGRSRACALLLQGAAPPAVKGAAGGFPTAADSRWGLSPAQSAATGAALAYLAERRLASSAAAKGRFLLWAVTGAGKTEMTFPLLDAILSSGGSVLVATPRRDVVLELAPRVARAFPEVTRATLYGGSSDRWRRGELTLATTHQLLRFRHAFDLVIIDELDAFPYHNDPMLAYAAEACCKQGGSFIYLSATPPRELQKQAASGKLAHARVPVRFHRHPLPVPLLLKVPSVQQLLKQHKLPAELLRRLTFSIERGAQIFMFVTRIAQIDALLHLLRLTLPDLRIEGTSSEDPLRAEKVMAFRDRSIRLLVTTTILERGVTVPKSDVYILDANNRLFDAASLVQMAGRAGRSKDDPAGNVVFAAPERSLGQKEAVKQIKRMNTIARRQGYLLGKESAGD